One Sinorhizobium mexicanum genomic region harbors:
- a CDS encoding aldehyde dehydrogenase family protein, with amino-acid sequence MFENSTRFYIDGEWIRPSTDATIDVIDPSTEQPFSKVAAGNAQDVSRAVAAARAAFPAFSSCSRVERLEILDRILKVYDRRSDEMARAISREIGAPITLARQSHVRGGRAHLEVTLAVLCEYEFDRQQGSSLIRREPIGVCALITPWNWPIHQIAAKVAPAIAAGCTMVLKPSEVAPLSAILFAEILHEAKVPPGVFNLVNGTGPEVGQALSAHPDVDMVSFTGSTRAGIAVAEAAAPTVKRVAQELGGKSPNILLDDCDLRSEVTTGVHKVLRNSGQTCDAPTRMLVPKDLHDQATAIARSAVEEFAIGDPQRVGTQMGPVVSAQQYDRIQTLISAGVADGAEVVVGGVGRPEGHDRGYYVKPTVFANVRAGMKIEREEIFGPVLCVIPYSDEEEAIRIANDTPYGLAAYVSSASLDRARKVAERLRAGQVFLNYAPGDLTVPFGGYKQSGNGREYGRWAIDDFTELKAVVGFAPTTMPGG; translated from the coding sequence GTGTTCGAGAACAGCACCCGCTTCTACATCGACGGTGAATGGATACGGCCATCCACGGATGCGACAATCGACGTCATCGACCCGTCCACGGAACAGCCCTTTTCGAAGGTGGCAGCAGGAAACGCGCAAGACGTGTCACGCGCCGTCGCCGCCGCGAGGGCCGCGTTTCCGGCCTTCTCCAGCTGTAGTCGCGTCGAACGACTGGAAATCCTCGACCGGATATTGAAGGTTTACGATCGACGTTCCGATGAAATGGCCCGCGCGATAAGCCGCGAGATCGGCGCTCCGATCACGCTCGCACGCCAATCCCATGTGCGCGGCGGACGAGCACATCTGGAGGTGACACTCGCCGTATTGTGCGAGTACGAGTTCGACCGCCAGCAAGGCTCGAGCCTCATTCGGAGAGAGCCGATCGGTGTCTGTGCATTGATCACACCCTGGAACTGGCCGATCCACCAGATCGCGGCAAAGGTCGCTCCTGCGATCGCGGCCGGGTGCACTATGGTACTCAAGCCGAGCGAAGTCGCTCCGCTTTCCGCGATCCTGTTCGCGGAAATCCTCCACGAGGCGAAGGTGCCTCCTGGCGTATTCAACCTCGTTAACGGAACGGGTCCGGAAGTCGGTCAAGCACTGTCCGCCCATCCCGACGTCGACATGGTGTCCTTCACCGGGTCCACCCGCGCGGGCATCGCGGTCGCCGAAGCTGCCGCACCGACGGTCAAACGCGTGGCTCAGGAGCTTGGCGGAAAGTCGCCGAACATTCTTCTCGATGACTGCGATCTCAGGTCGGAGGTCACGACGGGCGTGCATAAGGTGCTGCGCAACTCGGGCCAGACTTGCGATGCGCCGACACGGATGTTGGTGCCGAAAGACCTTCACGATCAAGCCACGGCCATAGCCAGGAGTGCTGTGGAAGAGTTCGCCATTGGCGACCCGCAACGCGTCGGAACACAGATGGGCCCAGTGGTAAGCGCCCAGCAGTACGACCGAATACAGACACTGATTTCCGCCGGCGTGGCGGACGGTGCCGAAGTCGTCGTAGGCGGTGTGGGCAGACCCGAAGGGCACGACCGAGGTTACTACGTCAAGCCGACGGTCTTCGCGAACGTGCGTGCCGGGATGAAAATCGAACGCGAGGAAATCTTCGGACCGGTACTCTGCGTCATTCCCTATTCCGATGAGGAGGAGGCGATACGCATCGCCAACGACACGCCCTACGGCCTGGCGGCCTATGTGTCGTCTGCCAGCCTCGATCGTGCGCGAAAAGTCGCCGAACGCCTGCGCGCTGGGCAAGTCTTCCTGAACTACGCGCCCGGCGACCTGACGGTGCCCTTCGGCGGATACAAGCAGTCGGGCAACGGCCGGGAGTACGGTCGATGGGCGATTGATGACTTCACCGAACTGAAAGCGGTCGTTGGGTTTGCTCCGACAACGATGCCCGGAGGCTGA
- a CDS encoding ATP-grasp domain-containing protein, producing MLLLENTGKELLRAQGVRLPRGHLVKDDVEFRSAIVRFDGPVVLKAQILSGARGKNGGILFARNHDEASRAFLSLFESTVNGHVVKEILIEERLEILAERYMGVLVDSGDVWLLIGRDGGVDVEEASQRDPDSIVRIPIDFLRGIPSAEVFASCERLGLTEPQRFVNMAERLWKAFRAADATTAEINPVAELADGSLAALDSRVVVDDSALFRHPEHAQKQTCTNDGSLSPPLENLKELGGGKVLYAGIGGGIGLTIADWIADEGQNVAALLDIDDLILHHRTREGTLALLDRLDNDESLRVAFLNITTCGYDLAIVANDVFAALAARPRDRAKPVVFHFHGKGEDESRRLFDASGMRNFENLKSAITEVVSIASREAGK from the coding sequence ATGCTTCTCTTGGAAAACACTGGAAAAGAACTTCTCAGGGCGCAGGGTGTGCGCCTCCCGCGCGGTCATCTTGTGAAAGACGACGTCGAGTTTCGCAGCGCAATCGTCCGCTTCGACGGACCTGTCGTCCTGAAGGCGCAAATCTTGTCGGGAGCGCGCGGTAAAAACGGGGGAATTCTCTTCGCCCGAAACCATGATGAAGCCAGCCGGGCGTTCCTGAGCCTGTTCGAGAGCACGGTGAACGGTCACGTCGTTAAAGAAATCCTGATCGAAGAACGGCTGGAAATCCTGGCTGAAAGGTACATGGGCGTCCTGGTGGATTCCGGCGACGTGTGGCTGCTCATCGGGCGTGACGGGGGTGTCGACGTCGAGGAGGCCAGCCAGAGAGATCCGGACAGCATCGTCCGCATCCCCATCGATTTTCTTCGGGGCATCCCGAGCGCGGAGGTCTTCGCGTCGTGTGAGCGCCTCGGGCTGACAGAGCCTCAAAGGTTCGTGAACATGGCGGAGCGTCTGTGGAAGGCGTTCCGCGCTGCCGACGCGACCACCGCGGAGATCAATCCCGTTGCCGAACTGGCGGACGGATCGTTGGCGGCGCTGGACTCCCGCGTCGTTGTCGACGACTCCGCTCTGTTCCGGCATCCCGAGCACGCGCAGAAGCAAACCTGCACAAACGACGGCTCGCTATCGCCGCCGCTCGAGAATCTCAAGGAACTCGGCGGCGGGAAGGTCCTGTACGCCGGGATCGGTGGCGGGATCGGGCTGACGATCGCCGACTGGATTGCCGACGAAGGTCAGAACGTTGCCGCGCTTCTCGACATCGATGACCTCATCCTGCACCACCGGACCCGCGAGGGTACACTGGCCCTGTTGGATCGGCTGGACAACGACGAGTCTCTTCGCGTCGCCTTCCTGAACATAACGACCTGCGGGTACGACCTCGCAATCGTTGCGAACGATGTGTTCGCCGCGTTGGCAGCGCGCCCGCGCGATCGCGCCAAGCCCGTGGTCTTCCATTTTCATGGCAAGGGGGAGGACGAATCCAGAAGGCTGTTCGACGCCAGCGGAATGCGGAACTTCGAAAACCTCAAGAGCGCGATTACGGAAGTCGTGTCGATCGCGAGCAGGGAGGCGGGCAAATGA
- a CDS encoding succinate--CoA ligase subunit alpha, which produces MSILLNALTRIVFYGADTPHGARQRKALCESGALLVASVGQEGPSGPGSKAVYTTAREAVSSSGIIDLAVIFSPPARVLEDTKDALAANIRSILITTEYVPVHDALELKALSHAAGAVLVGPNSSGILTPGEARAGFICNSICIPGRVGVVAKSGSVTFAAMSEMKFAGLGVSTVASIGGDLVKGTDYRRLLDLFERDPETDCVLILGEVGGADEELAAAHIAKHIGKPVVAFVSGRLVKPGQNIGHAGAIVTQGRGGYEGKVRAFKEAGVSVAEQFSDIVPMLLRCPAPRTARR; this is translated from the coding sequence ATGAGCATCCTGCTAAACGCGCTGACGCGGATCGTCTTTTACGGTGCCGACACGCCGCACGGCGCGCGCCAACGCAAAGCTCTATGTGAATCCGGCGCTCTCCTGGTGGCGTCGGTGGGGCAGGAGGGGCCCTCCGGCCCGGGAAGCAAGGCGGTTTACACAACCGCACGCGAGGCCGTCTCCTCGTCGGGCATAATTGACCTCGCTGTCATCTTCAGTCCGCCTGCACGGGTACTCGAAGATACCAAGGATGCGCTTGCGGCGAATATTCGAAGCATACTGATCACTACCGAATACGTTCCGGTACACGACGCCCTCGAGTTGAAAGCCCTTTCCCATGCGGCGGGCGCGGTCCTCGTCGGTCCGAATTCCAGCGGCATTCTGACGCCGGGCGAGGCGAGGGCTGGATTTATCTGCAATTCAATCTGCATCCCGGGTCGGGTTGGGGTGGTCGCCAAAAGCGGCTCCGTGACCTTCGCAGCGATGTCGGAGATGAAATTTGCCGGGCTGGGGGTTAGCACCGTCGCTTCGATCGGTGGCGACCTCGTCAAGGGCACTGATTATCGCCGCCTGCTGGATCTCTTCGAGCGCGACCCGGAAACGGACTGCGTTCTCATACTGGGGGAGGTCGGCGGTGCCGACGAGGAACTCGCCGCAGCTCACATCGCGAAACATATCGGCAAGCCAGTCGTCGCGTTCGTGTCCGGCAGGCTCGTCAAGCCGGGCCAGAATATCGGGCATGCGGGCGCGATCGTCACCCAGGGTCGCGGTGGTTACGAGGGAAAGGTCCGCGCGTTCAAGGAGGCCGGGGTGAGCGTGGCCGAACAGTTCTCCGACATCGTTCCGATGCTTCTGCGGTGTCCCGCGCCTCGGACGGCGAGGCGCTGA
- a CDS encoding transporter substrate-binding domain-containing protein has product MTMSSQRTNLRKLVTAASLAVCATFPAYADDYPTDPVAAGLVPAALRSEGTLRIAMPDQGKPYNYQEGNELKGMEPDLARAIAATLGLKPEMTLVPYTAALPGLQSDKFSVSFGQFYIRAERLEVVDFVSDWKTFNVFLVTEKSGLRPTDFKDLCGRRAGAMAGTVNLEGLQKNADKCAEGKIDVQAFPSMASAVLALSSGRVDAVFVDPQISREAQKTEKGLVESGTLGEGLTAIAIARNEKTKGLPEAIQAALVHLDKTGEYKKLLTAHETDYGALTQFDIYTKGSTPPVYE; this is encoded by the coding sequence ATGACCATGAGCTCCCAGAGAACGAACCTTCGCAAACTCGTCACCGCCGCTTCTTTGGCGGTGTGCGCGACGTTTCCGGCCTACGCCGACGATTATCCGACTGATCCCGTAGCGGCAGGTCTCGTTCCCGCCGCGCTTCGCTCCGAAGGAACTCTGCGGATCGCGATGCCCGACCAAGGCAAACCGTATAACTATCAGGAGGGCAATGAGCTGAAAGGCATGGAGCCGGACCTGGCGCGCGCGATCGCGGCGACGTTGGGCCTAAAGCCGGAAATGACCTTGGTGCCTTACACAGCAGCGCTACCTGGCCTCCAGTCGGACAAGTTCTCCGTCTCGTTCGGACAGTTTTACATTCGCGCGGAAAGGCTCGAAGTCGTCGATTTCGTGAGTGACTGGAAAACTTTCAATGTCTTCCTGGTTACCGAAAAAAGCGGTCTTCGGCCGACCGACTTCAAGGACCTGTGTGGTCGCAGAGCGGGTGCGATGGCAGGAACGGTGAACCTCGAAGGACTGCAGAAGAATGCCGACAAATGCGCGGAAGGGAAAATCGACGTCCAGGCGTTCCCCTCAATGGCGAGTGCCGTTCTCGCACTGAGCAGCGGTCGCGTCGATGCCGTATTTGTCGACCCGCAGATATCTCGTGAAGCACAGAAAACCGAGAAGGGCCTTGTCGAAAGCGGCACGCTTGGGGAGGGCCTTACGGCGATCGCAATCGCCCGCAACGAGAAGACCAAGGGGCTTCCCGAAGCCATCCAGGCCGCCTTGGTTCATCTGGACAAAACGGGCGAATACAAGAAG